From one Plasmodium coatneyi strain Hackeri chromosome 9, complete sequence genomic stretch:
- a CDS encoding Mitogen-activated protein kinase yields MLKKKKELSNTDGEEKNAKKKNNLIAKSASLKKGNTSTEATDGEEKVAKSDYVKGKTQGGGAKQCTFVEGKKGQNGKDQKVATSAVGGEKVGDEKINIKEAIIKNVKVPDNYEIKHLIGRGSYGYVYLAYDRSTNKNVAIKKVNRMFEDLIDCKRILREITILNRLKSNYIIGLHDLIIPEDLLHFDELYIVLEIADSDLKKLFKTPIFLTEEHVKTILYNLLLGEKYIHESGIIHRDLKPANCLLNQDCSVKICDFGLARTINCENDIHIVQDLEEKEENEEPGPHNKNLKKQLTSHVVTRWYRAPELILLQENYTNSIDIWSTGCIFAELLNMLESHVNNPTNRFPLFPGSSCFPLSPDHNSKKVHEKSNRDQLNIIFNVIGTPSQDDLKSIKKDDVIRYIKLFPPREGIDFRKKFPSISEDGIDLLQSMLKFNAKNRITINNALSHPYLKDVRKINFERFTASKIILPFDDWMMLSETQLRYIFLKEIQSFHPELVIPPKLCVHEGSFYNDV; encoded by the coding sequence atgctcaagaagaaaaaggagctGTCCAACACAGatggggaagagaaaaatgccaagaaaaagaataacttAATTGCGAAATCGGCTTCCTTGAAGAAGGGTAACACCAGCACGGAGGCCACAGACGGGGAGGAGAAGGTGGCAAAAAGTGATTATGTGAAGGGGAAGACGCAGGGGGGAGGAGCTAAGCAGTGCACCTTTgtggaggggaagaaaggcCAGAATGGGAAGGACCAAAAAGTTGCCACATCAGCTGTTGGCGGGGAAAAAGTGGGAGACGAAAAGATCAACATAAAGGAGGCAATTATAAAAAACGTGAAGGTGCCAGACAACTACGAAATCAAGCATCTGATAGGGAGGGGGTCCTACGGGTACGTGTACCTAGCCTATGACAGAAGCACGAACAAAAACGTCGCCATCAAAAAGGTGAATAGAATGTTCGAGGATCTAATCGACTGTAAGAGAATTCTAAGAGAAATAACCATTTTGAACAGACTAAAAAGTAACTACATAATTGGATTGCACGATTTGATCATCCCCGAGGATTTGCTACATTTTGACGAGCTCTATATCGTCCTCGAAATAGCAGATTCTGATCTGAAGAAACTTTTTAAAACGCCAATTTTCTTAACGGAGGAACATGTGAAGACAATCCTTTACAATTTACTGTTGGGGGAAAAGTATATTCATGAGTCTGGTATTATACACAGAGATTTGAAACCAGCCAACTGTCTCCTGAACCAAGACTGCTCCGTTAAAATTTGCGATTTTGGATTAGCCAGAACGATCAATTGTGAGAATGACATACATATTGTACAGGATttagaagagaaggaggaaaatgaagaaccaGGTCCacacaataaaaatttgaaaaaacaaCTAACCAGTCATGTGGTGACCAGATGGTACAGAGCTCCAGAACTTATTTTGTTACAAGAAAATTATACCAACTCAATTGACATTTGGTCTACGGGTTGTATATTCGCTGAATTGTTAAACATGTTGGAAAGTCATGTGAATAACCCTACCAATCGGTTCCCATTATTTCCGGGTTCCTCTTGTTTTCCCCTCTCTCCTGATCATAACTCCAAAAAGGTACATGAAAAAAGCAACAGAGATCAGCTtaacataatttttaacGTTATAGGAACCCCCTCGCAAGATGATCTTAAGAGTATCAAGAAGGATGACGTCATTAGGTATATTAAACTCTTCCCACCTAGGGAAGGAATAGACTTTAGAAAAAAGTTCCCCTCCATTTCAGAGGATGGAATTGACTTACTACAGTCTATGCTTAAATTTAACGCTAAGAATAGGATCACAATAAACAACGCTCTGAGTCACCCCTACCTGAAGGACGTTAGAAAAATAAACTTCGAGAGATTTACTGCTAGTAAGATTATTCTACCCTTCGATGACTGGATGATGCTTTCAGAGACGCAGCTCCGGTACATTTTTCTCAAGGAAATCCAGTCCTTCCACCCAGAGTTGGTCATCCCACCAAAGCTGTGCGTTCACGAGGGCTCCTTCTACAACGACGTCTAG